The sequence CCGGCAAAAGGAATGGGTGAAATCCCTATCCAATTGGCGTCTGATATCCCAAAGGATAAAATCCAGTTTGGTATGAGAGTCGATTCGATTGAAAATGGAAAAGTTATCCTGACAAACGGCCAGGAAATCAATGGTAAAACAATTGTTATTGCAACAGAAGGCCCGGAGACGCAACGACTGTTAAAAAGATCTGCTAAGGCAGTTTCTAAAGGTGAAAAATGCATTTATTTTTCTACTGATAAACCACCGATCAACAGACCTTGTTTAATATTGAATGGAAACGCAGAGGGGCTGATTAACAATATTGCAATACCAACAATTAACGCACCCTCCTATTCATCCTCTGGAAAACATCTTGTTGCCGTCGTTGTAGTAAAGGGTGCATCAATAGACAACAAATTACTGGAAACAATGGTCATCGAGGAACTGACACGTTGGTTTGGAGAGTCTGTCCGAAATTGGCGACATGTAAAGACATACGACATTGCCAACGCTCTGCCGGATCAGTCTCCACCGATATCAAACCCGCAAAAAGGATTTACCAAAATTCAGGACGGCATTTACACCTGCGGAGAATACCAAAGCCTACCCGGCATTCAATGGGCTTTATTGTCCGGGCGCATGACGGCCGAGCAGATTATAACCGAAGAATAATTCACTTAATAAGCCAATTATTCAGTATCTGCTGATTTTCTCTCATATGAAGAAGATAGGCTTGTCCCTCTTTTAAGACTCTCATTGAAAATCATGGTTAAAAAAAGACTTGTCAGGGACTTAGAGCGGTTTTTAAGGCAATTTCATCGTACTTTGGCCGCAATCCACCCATCCCGACAAACTGCAGGCAATCAAATAGCTGAAATAAGACTCTAAATCAGCCCAGCAAGCCGAGTCTCATCAAGCTTTCTTCACTGATTTTTTCATCATTATAGAGCTGAAGAAACTTTTTCAGGTTATACGCGGTCTGACATAAAAGAGACCAAATGCGGTTTCCGTCAGTTCCCTGATAGAGGCTGCAACCAAAACCGCGAAGGTTTTTTGAAACCGCAATAAAGCCTTCCGTTGCAGAACGGGCTTTTTGGCAATAGGCCTGCTCTTCTTCGGCAACATCCTGGCTTCTACCGAGAAAGATGTGTGGACAGCCTTTGGGGATTTTCTGATTTGCCCGACTGCGGTAACCTTGATCTCCGATGGCATTATCAGGACTGCCTTTCATTCTTTTTTCAAACAATTGAGTTGTCCCTGGCCATAGGGTTTTATCATTGGGTTTTCCGATAAAATTTTCCATTGTAATCATAAAACCCTGGCGGTTGAACGAAAGCTGAAGCGTACTTCCAAATTCGCAGTTCGGATATTTTTTGCCTTTTTTAATCGGTCGGGAATCCGGTTCATGAAAGGATACAATCCGGTTTGGAATATGTCTTTCTCCCGCAAGTTTCTGTGCATTCTGATCTTGGAACAACATCAGGAGATCCAAAAGCTGTCGTGCTTTTTTTTTGTCTTTATCAGAACCTTCAAGGCTTTCAACTATTGTTTCAAATTTCCGTAACCCAGCGGAAAATATCAAGAGAGCATCGAAAAATAAATCTGCAATTTCAGTCTTTTTTCGATTCAAATTATATTCGCGCAGCAGCTGCCGGAGTTCCTGGCTATCCCACCAGATGGGAATATAATATTGTCGGGCAAACTGCTCCATTTTTTTAAAGGCCTTGAAAATCAATCCGATATCTGTTGGATAAATGATGTTGTCGGGCAGTACAGTAGAATCAATTAGCATACTGTCCTTATCAATTACTTTGGCAACCATTAACATATTAAAAATGACGGATTCCACGGCCTCCATCCCCTTGACACCAAAACGTTTTCGCAATTTACTCAGGTTGCTGTGATGCATAAATATGAGCAAGTTTTTATCTGGAACATTGCAAAAATATTGAATATACCGGTTTTCCTTGACCTGGTTAACAACCGCCCGATCACTGAGCAACCGGAGTCGTGCAGCAATAAAAACAGCTACGATTGTTCGGATGGGGGTTCCCGTCCGTCCCGTTTTGTCACTATAATAGTGTACCAGTTTGTCTGTGATTTTTTGCCAGGGGATAATCTTGTGTAAAATAGCGAATGTGTTGGTTGGATCATGAATGTTGTTTTTTATCCATTCTTCACTGAATGCTTCAGAGTTTTTTTTCGATCATTTTCAATCCTCTATTTACAGGTTATGAGCATAAGACCATTCTATTCAATTTTTTGTACAGCAAAATAGGGTGGCATTCAATAGGTTCTTTAGAGCCGACAAAATAGAAAATCAGCAGATACTATTCATTCGACCATCGACATACATCTGAAGGTGATGGATAATATTTTCCCGGTTGCGTCACCAATTTTAAACCGGACGCTTTTGCCAGTCCTTTTAACATTTGAATGAAAACATATTCGTGAAATGGATATAAGACATACCAGTATAAAAGGCCTATTAAGCCTTTGGGTAGAAAACGTGATAGTAAAATAATCTTGCATTGCCCATTATCCATGTTCTCTATTCTAAATTCTAATAGTGCTTGCCCAGGGGCTTTCATTTCAGACAATAAGAGTAGTTTTGATTCAGGCAACATCTCAAGCACTTTCCAGAAATCCACTGTATCACCAACCTTGAGCACTTTATTTGCCCGACGGTTGCCGGATAATCCAACACCTCCAGCAAGTGTATCGATACTACCACGAATCTTCCATAATGGATCTGCACCATAATACCCTGTTCGTCCACCGATTTTTTCAACGCATTTCCATAGATTGCCGGGAGTTCCTTTTACGATAGATTGATACCCGCAGGAAAAAAGGGTGCCGCCTGAATAGGACGCATCACCATAATGTGACCATTCAGGGCGTCTGGTTTTACTGCCATCAGTTTTGCAGGTGTCGACCTGTTCCTGGATGACCGGCTCAAGCGCCCTGCGGATTGCTTCCGAGCACGAGATTAGATCCTGAGAAATAATTTGGGTGATACTGTCCTCGGTGCACGTAGTGGGAAGACTTCGTCCTTCTGCCAGGGGTTGTGCGATGGCGGCAGGCACCGGAGTCACAAGATGTATCCAAAGTGATGATAATTTAGGCGTTAATACAGGGACCGGAATCATAATTGGTGAAGGTAAGTTTGCCTCTTTGGCAAAGATGCGGAATAAATCCCGGTATGTCACAACCTCAGGTCCACCAATATCGAATATTTTTCCTTTTGTCTCAGGGTGTTCTAAACAGCCTTTTAAGTATCCTAAAACGTTGGTTATAGATATCGGTTGTGTGGGCATACTGACCCATTTCGGTGTGATCATTACAGGTAAACGCTCAGCAAGATATCTTAATATTTCAAAACTGGCACTGCCTGATCCCAGGATCATGGCGGCTCGAAGTACCGTTGTTGGAACAGGTCCTTCCATTAGAATTTTACCAACTTCATTTCTTGAAATAAGATGCTTGCTGATATTTTTATGGGTTATGTCTCCGAGGCCGCCTAAATATATAATATGCTCTAATCCTTCCTCTGCAGCGGCTTGAACCATGTTTTTCGCACCTGTTTTGTCTGCATCTCGGTATTTACCTTTTTGGGAAATCATAGAGTGGACAAGATAGTAAACCGTCCCACATCCTTTGGCCGCGTTTTTTAGCGACTGTATATCCAGGATATCTCCTTTAACCAGTTTTACATTTTTATCTTTTCCCCATGGCCGGTCCATCATTTTGGTTATGGAACGCCCCATGGCTTTTATCTTGTAGCCGTTTGCCAATAATAATGGGATAAGACGGCCGGAAACATAGCCTGTTGCTCCTGTTACCAAAATGGGTTTTGTATTATTCATCCGGTCTCCCTGAAATAATTTACTGTCAGAATCAAAGAATGGAAATGTTGCTCGTATATGACTTATACGTATAAAAAGAGTGATTAATCAAGAAAATGAGTACCATTTTTTTCAAAAACTTATATAGTTAATGGATAATTACCTGTTTCATTCTTAGTTCTTGGAAATATTTGGTCGTTTATATTTTAATTAATGGAGACCCCTAATGCTTACACCCATCAAAATAGGCATCAGCTCCTGTCTTTTAGGAAATAAAGTCCGGTATGACGGTGGACATAGTCATGACAGATTTCTGACTCAGACACTTGGACTGTTTGCAGAGTATGTACCTGTCTGTCCCGAAGTTGAATGTGGTATGCCAACCCCTCGTGAAGCGGTCAGGCTGGTAGGCCCCACCGAGAATCCCAGATTAGTGACACAGAAAACCGGCAAGGATAAAACAGAACAGATGCAAACGTGGATAAAGGGCCGTTTAAAAGAATTGGCCAAAGAGGACCTCTGCGGCTTTATCTTCAGAAGCAAATCTCCCAGTAGTGGTCTATATCGCATTCGCGTCTACGGTGATGACGGTAAAGTTCGAAAAAATGGTATCGGCTTATTTGCAAAGGCTTTCACAGACGCTTTCCCAAGGATACCTGTTGAAGAAGCAGGGCGTCTCCATGATCCTAAGCTGCGTGAAAATTTTATTGAACGCATTTTTTCACTTCAGCGCTGGAGAACGCTTTTAGGTCAAAACAAATCATTAGGTGGGCTTGTAGAATTCCATACAGAAAATAAACTTCTTATACTGTCACACAATCAGGACATATATCGCGAAATGGGAAGGCTTGTTGCCCAGGGTAAAAATTATGATTTGAACGAGCTCTTTGACAGATATGAAGAACTCCTTTTAAAAGCACTGAAACTTAAAACAACGTTAAAGAAAAATATCAATGTTCTTCATCACATGTTGGGATATTTTAAAAAGAATTTGAGTGGAGATGAGAAAGATGAGCTATTGTCAGTCATTGATCAATATCGATCCGGATATGTTCCTTTGATTGTTCCGATTACATTAATCAAACATTATGTCATGAAATACGACCAGCCATGGTTGAAAGCCCAGACATATTTAAATCCACATCCTTTTGAATTAAAGCTCAGGAATTATTTCTGAGCTTTTATCTAATTTCTTGACGTTACCGTGGTCCGACCCCGATCCAACCTAAAACGTTCAGGTAGAAGCTGAGCTTCTCCCTGAACGAGTTAATGCGATTGTTGGGCCATATTTTCAGCCCAAGGTTTAATCTGATTTATTAGTGGACCAAGAGTTCGCTCAGCGACTTCCGTATCGTATGCAGCCTGGGCACGCAGCCAATAGCCATTAGATAACCCAAAGAATCGGCAGAAGCGCAAATCAGTATCCGCTGTTATTGAGCGTTTCCCTAAAACGATTTCACTGATTCGCTGGGCGGGAACACCGATTTCTTTAGCCAACCGATATTGACTAATCCCCATAGGTTTCAGGAATTCTTCTGATAAAAGTTCGCCTGGGGTAATGGGTTCAAGCCTTTTCATGATAATCTCCTTTCAGTGGTATTCAACGATTTCCACATCTTCTGCACCCGCATTCGTCCAACAAAAAGTGTCTGTGCATTTGAATGACTTGATCATATACAGAATATTGACGCAGAACGTGATTAACGTCAAGCGTGACTGGTGGCCCAATCGCGGTGTTGACGGGGCTGTGCACCGATCAAGCAAACGATAGTGTGATTGATCGGTGTGCAGTGACTGGACGGTGACCAAGGGTGAATTTCTACAAAGACCGTCTGTGAACTGCACTCAGCGGCAAAGGTAAATATTGAGTGGGCTTGCACTAAAACTTAAAATAACGTTAAACTTGTGAACAGATAATTACCTGAGCCCGACCCACAATATCCAATTACGTGCATTGGCCCTGGTGAATAAGGCGTTTTTATGGTGGTCCCTGCACTGATATGATATGATGCTCAGATATATTAACAATAAGGAAAATCCATGTCCGAAGAAACTACGCCCTGGAAGCAGGCAGAAAAATTTTTGAGAAAAAGTCAAAATCGGCCATCTTTAAGACAGCCCCATTCTTCATCTTCAAGACAGTCCCATCCTTTTATAGCAAAGGACCCTGACGCTGTGGTTGGGCAGTTCCAGGATCTGACTGTGAAAAACCTTTCCGACTATGGGGTCTATTTAAATTTTGGCCGGGACCGGGTGCTTCTGCCCAATAAGTACGTGCCGGAAAATGTTGCTGTGGGGCAGACAATCCGTGTTTTTGTCTATACTGATTCCGAGGACAGGCCAGTGGCAACCACATTGGAGCCTGCCGGGGTTGTGGGCGATGTTGTGGGACTTAAAGTCAAGGATACAGCCCCTTTTGGCATTTTCATGGATTGGGGCCTGGAAAAAGATCTTCTGGTTCCCCGCAGTGAACAGGAGGGGCGGATGGAGCCGGGTGAAACCCATCTGGTCAGGATTTGCCTGGATGAATCCACCCACAGGATTTATGGGTCCACCCTGATGTCGAACCTTGCCTCTGGTGATGCCGGGGAACTGTCTTATGGGGAGGCTGTGGACTTGATCATCCATAGTATTTCACCTATCGGCTATACAGCCCTGATCAATAAAACCTGCCAGGGTATGCTCTATAAAAATGAGACCTTTGAAGACCTCTCCATTGGTGACCGGTGCCGTGGGTATGTCCTTCGTGTCCGGGAGGACGGCAAGGTGGATTTAACTCTTAAACAGCCGGGATACGCCTCAGTTGAAGGCTCTGCCCAGAAAATTATACAGGTACTTGAGGCTGGTGGAGGCGTGAGCTCCTGTCATGACAAAAGCCGCCCTGAAGAGATTCAAGCAGCATTTGCCATGAGCAAAAAGGAATTTAAACGGGCCGTGGGCAGCCTGTACAAACAAGGCCGCATCACCCTGCACAAGACTGACGGGATTCGCCTGAAGTCATGACAACGCTTATGCTTTGCAAATGAGCAGCCTTACTTTCAATCGTTGGGTAAGCAGGTTCACCAAATACACTCTGGTCAAGGTTTCCGAAAATACCGGCAAGACTGCCCCTTTGGGATGGGTTCGCGAATAAATCGGAGGCCTCCCCTTTGGCCTTTAATTGATCTTTAAGCTTAAAAAGCGAATTCATTGCATCTTTGGGATTTCCGGCCTTCCAATAGAATTAACATCTTGATTATCTTGAATTTTTTTTAGATTCCTTAGAACAAATGCTAAAGCATCAGTGAAAACTTTTTGAAGGGGACCGAAAAAGCCCTCACTGTCAATGTAAGTTGAGGTTGAGACCTCATTTCCCGGAAAGCATATGCCCTTTACAATAAATTGAGGCTTGACCCATTCCGGATGTTGCCCAAATAGCAATACACCTGCAAGATTTAACAAGCCGTTTTCAGTTGCCAGATTCATATTCTGAAGTAAATTGACCAACGAATCGGAATCCTCCAGCATTTCGACACCATATATTTCTTTAAGGAAATCTCTGAACCGTATCCGATCAAGTTTATCTATCCCCGATTTTGTGGGAACTTCATCGCCATGAAGAAGGTCTAATAAGAAATGGTATTATGTCCCCTCAATTCTAATAATGATATCTGCATGAAATGATTGTGATATAATCATCATCGGCAGCATAGACCAGGCGGTTTGTATCATCAATTCTTCGGGACCAAAAACCAGACAAATTTTCTCTCAATGCTTCAGGTTTCCCTATACCCTCGAATGGCTGCCTCATTGTGTCATTAATGAGTTTGTTGATTCTTTTCAGTGTTTTTTTGTCTTGCGTTTGCCAGTAAATATAATCCTTCCATGCTTCTCCGGTCCAGGCTAATTCCCTATTCATCAATTAGATCACTTTCCTGGACTTTCCCATTTTTAAATTGTTGAATAGATTTTGTTAAATGTGCCGCATTGGCAGGTGATCTGAGAAGGTAAAAAGTCTCCATGAAGCTATTGAAAGTTTCCAGTGACATCACAACAGCATCTTCTGAATCACGACGTGTAATGATAGTATAATCAGCATCGTCAACCACTTGGTTCAATACTCTTTTTAGATTATTTCTTGCTTCGCTAAAATTAACAATTCTCATAACATTCTCCAGACTTGTTCTTTTTATTGCACAAGTATAA comes from uncultured Desulfobacter sp. and encodes:
- a CDS encoding FAD-dependent oxidoreductase; this encodes METDVVIIGAGISGLACAKHLMASGKNFLILEAGNSVGGRIKSDVFEGFILDRGFQVLQTAYPEARRQLDYNELDLKPFWPGVAVRVDRKLFYISDPIRRPQDLWSTLTSPIGTIADRLRILQLFIENRFRGSTGIFKSTDTSTIKFLKSYHFSDRIIERFFKPFFAGVCLDPEIMASSKVFRYLFNIFASGDAAVPAKGMGEIPIQLASDIPKDKIQFGMRVDSIENGKVILTNGQEINGKTIVIATEGPETQRLLKRSAKAVSKGEKCIYFSTDKPPINRPCLILNGNAEGLINNIAIPTINAPSYSSSGKHLVAVVVVKGASIDNKLLETMVIEELTRWFGESVRNWRHVKTYDIANALPDQSPPISNPQKGFTKIQDGIYTCGEYQSLPGIQWALLSGRMTAEQIITEE
- a CDS encoding transposase; its protein translation is MKNNIHDPTNTFAILHKIIPWQKITDKLVHYYSDKTGRTGTPIRTIVAVFIAARLRLLSDRAVVNQVKENRYIQYFCNVPDKNLLIFMHHSNLSKLRKRFGVKGMEAVESVIFNMLMVAKVIDKDSMLIDSTVLPDNIIYPTDIGLIFKAFKKMEQFARQYYIPIWWDSQELRQLLREYNLNRKKTEIADLFFDALLIFSAGLRKFETIVESLEGSDKDKKKARQLLDLLMLFQDQNAQKLAGERHIPNRIVSFHEPDSRPIKKGKKYPNCEFGSTLQLSFNRQGFMITMENFIGKPNDKTLWPGTTQLFEKRMKGSPDNAIGDQGYRSRANQKIPKGCPHIFLGRSQDVAEEEQAYCQKARSATEGFIAVSKNLRGFGCSLYQGTDGNRIWSLLCQTAYNLKKFLQLYNDEKISEESLMRLGLLG
- a CDS encoding DUF523 and DUF1722 domain-containing protein, which gives rise to MLTPIKIGISSCLLGNKVRYDGGHSHDRFLTQTLGLFAEYVPVCPEVECGMPTPREAVRLVGPTENPRLVTQKTGKDKTEQMQTWIKGRLKELAKEDLCGFIFRSKSPSSGLYRIRVYGDDGKVRKNGIGLFAKAFTDAFPRIPVEEAGRLHDPKLRENFIERIFSLQRWRTLLGQNKSLGGLVEFHTENKLLILSHNQDIYREMGRLVAQGKNYDLNELFDRYEELLLKALKLKTTLKKNINVLHHMLGYFKKNLSGDEKDELLSVIDQYRSGYVPLIVPITLIKHYVMKYDQPWLKAQTYLNPHPFELKLRNYF
- a CDS encoding SDR family oxidoreductase, encoding MNNTKPILVTGATGYVSGRLIPLLLANGYKIKAMGRSITKMMDRPWGKDKNVKLVKGDILDIQSLKNAAKGCGTVYYLVHSMISQKGKYRDADKTGAKNMVQAAAEEGLEHIIYLGGLGDITHKNISKHLISRNEVGKILMEGPVPTTVLRAAMILGSGSASFEILRYLAERLPVMITPKWVSMPTQPISITNVLGYLKGCLEHPETKGKIFDIGGPEVVTYRDLFRIFAKEANLPSPIMIPVPVLTPKLSSLWIHLVTPVPAAIAQPLAEGRSLPTTCTEDSITQIISQDLISCSEAIRRALEPVIQEQVDTCKTDGSKTRRPEWSHYGDASYSGGTLFSCGYQSIVKGTPGNLWKCVEKIGGRTGYYGADPLWKIRGSIDTLAGGVGLSGNRRANKVLKVGDTVDFWKVLEMLPESKLLLLSEMKAPGQALLEFRIENMDNGQCKIILLSRFLPKGLIGLLYWYVLYPFHEYVFIQMLKGLAKASGLKLVTQPGKYYPSPSDVCRWSNE
- a CDS encoding HigA family addiction module antitoxin — protein: MKRLEPITPGELLSEEFLKPMGISQYRLAKEIGVPAQRISEIVLGKRSITADTDLRFCRFFGLSNGYWLRAQAAYDTEVAERTLGPLINQIKPWAENMAQQSH
- a CDS encoding S1-like domain-containing RNA-binding protein, with protein sequence MSEETTPWKQAEKFLRKSQNRPSLRQPHSSSSRQSHPFIAKDPDAVVGQFQDLTVKNLSDYGVYLNFGRDRVLLPNKYVPENVAVGQTIRVFVYTDSEDRPVATTLEPAGVVGDVVGLKVKDTAPFGIFMDWGLEKDLLVPRSEQEGRMEPGETHLVRICLDESTHRIYGSTLMSNLASGDAGELSYGEAVDLIIHSISPIGYTALINKTCQGMLYKNETFEDLSIGDRCRGYVLRVREDGKVDLTLKQPGYASVEGSAQKIIQVLEAGGGVSSCHDKSRPEEIQAAFAMSKKEFKRAVGSLYKQGRITLHKTDGIRLKS
- a CDS encoding type II toxin-antitoxin system prevent-host-death family antitoxin: MRIVNFSEARNNLKRVLNQVVDDADYTIITRRDSEDAVVMSLETFNSFMETFYLLRSPANAAHLTKSIQQFKNGKVQESDLIDE
- a CDS encoding Txe/YoeB family addiction module toxin; protein product: MNRELAWTGEAWKDYIYWQTQDKKTLKRINKLINDTMRQPFEGIGKPEALRENLSGFWSRRIDDTNRLVYAADDDYITIISCRYHY